Genomic segment of Triticum aestivum cultivar Chinese Spring chromosome 6A, IWGSC CS RefSeq v2.1, whole genome shotgun sequence:
AAATAGAGTAGTCGGAACAAAAGCTAGAACTTCAGATAATTTGAAAAAGGAGTGTGTTACAAGTATAATAGGAGCAACTGTCGACAATTTGATCGCCCAAAGACGATCATTTCATGGTTTACCCAAAAACAAAGACAAATCAAATCAGATAGTCCTATTTCTCCATCTTGCCGACTCTGCTTCCACCGAGCCAAgttcgaaaggattgaagattgtaGCACATTGTTTTTCATTTTCAGTGCCATGGCTTGAAAATCGACAAATCGGCCTGGTCGGCTGGGACCTCATCTTGAATAGGACATCTGAGGAGGGCCTTCTCGCACAACAGCCAAAACCAAAAATAAAGCGCAAAAGATGAATAGATCCGTGGCCGCAACCTCGCGAGTCGCGAAGCGCACGCACACGGAAACAGAACTACGAGCTCCTCGCCCTCGCCTCCCCACTCCACTCCGAttccccctccgccgccgcctccgctcgaTCTCCGGCCTCCGGGGCTCCAGCCCCAAGCTCCCGGCATTCTCCGCGAGGTTCGTTTCTAGGCCTTCCGCTTAATTTCCCCCAAAGCGGGCCGATCGGTGCCGAGCTCCTGCCGCGATTGGGCGCGGTGGCCGCCTCTGTTCCGGTTTCCGCGTGCGTTTGGGGGTAGGAGCTGATCCGTGGGAGGCGCAGCTCCAGAGGTTCTGGGTTTCCCTTGAAATGGACTTCCTAGCCAGCCCACAGTATGCGGGCTCAGAACGAACAGTGAGGTTTTTCCGTCAGTGGGGCAAGGAGGGTCGGTTCCTTGCAGTTTCGTCAGTCTATGAGTCTGAGGCCGGGATTCTCAAGTGCGTTGCGTAGATGAAGTTACCGGCCGCCGGAGATTTGTACTTCTTGTTCACAGTTTTGAGTGGAAGATATACTGAATTTGACTCCTAACAGGATGTCTCTTATTATTGTTTTTCTTCAGGAATTGCTATGGAATGCTTGACTGCGAGTTTCGCCGCAAGGTAGGCCCTGCTGTTGGTTATGCACACATCTTCTTTTCAGATACTGAATTCAAAAGGGAAATTCGACAAAATGTGGCGGTTTCTGTTGTCTCTCTTGAGTTAATTTGACATGATATGTTTGACTTTCTTGACAAGGAATGCGTGTATGGAGTATAAATTCGTATGCCCGAGTAAGCCTGCGTGCGAGAAGCAATGGATTCCTGGAAGGGTTCTCTGCTATTTTACAGCTTACACAAACTCTAGCAGACGCTGCAAGGTTGCCACTGGGGTGTGTCCCGTCAGCCCAGTTGTTGGCAGGCGTTCACGCTGGAGATCTTTCGCAGCAAGTTTGAATTTAGAAAATGGGCCTGCACCATCGAGTTCGACATCGTCTTCATCAGGGCAGGCTAGTGAGCAGCTGACCTCAGCCGAGGTATTAGTCAAACTCCATATTATATCGTTTCACATGTGAAGCTCATCATTCTGAGCACATGTGCCACTTACTCATGAAACCAGCTGTTCTTCTGTGTTTACTAAAGAACTGCAAGTTGTCATACTCTGTCTAAAATGAAATGGGGGCTAGAATTGTCCTCATACCTCTCGAAATGGTTATACATATATTAGTTAATACTACTTGTGAAAAGGGAAAAGCAATCATGCTTGCATATGTGGGTGCTTAAGCTATGTAATGTTGGCCACACGTGATGCTTTCGGATCTGTTAAAAGAGGCAGTGGTGATTTATaaatcttctctcattattttgcAGTTGAAATCTCTTTTGGCTGATAAAGAACGAAGTAAGCTTTTGAGAAAGCTAAGTGAAGCAAACCAGCTGAACCGGTTTCTCAAGAGACAGGTTCTATTACTGAAATCATAAACCATACATCGAATTTACTTGATTGATAGTAAAGTGTGGTGTTGTATGACTGGCCTTCTGAGGAATAGTTCGTTATTCTGTTGAAGAACTGCATATATACATTCATAATTTCTTATTTTCATAATATATATGCCAGGAGCTCTGACCCAAGCTGGTCCTAGGACTCTAACCTGGGTATGTGAGGAGGCTACCACCAAACCACTGACCTGCTCCTTTAAATTCAAAATTAGCCGTCTATCCAGGCTGGATTTGTGAATTGCGATGTAGGTCAGATACGGTGATCTTTTTAACCGGGGAAGGGTCGCATCTAGAACTCTTCTGCTACTTGCATGTTACAATTGTCAGTTCACATGACACTGTCTGCTAACTCAGCAAGAAAATTATCAGTGATCATAAATATTAAAATTCTGAAATGTTATATGTTAGAAGTGGCATAACTGTTTTCCAACTTAAGCTTATTACGGACCAATGAGGTTTTGTGGGAAAAGTATGTTTTGTGTAGACAGCAGCCCGGGATAGAGTTGATATGTAAAAGTCGCATGATACCATTTCTCTTAATAGTGCTAGGTCATTACTAACTAGATCTTATGTTCTACAGTCGCAAATAAAGGATGATGCAATTGTAAAGTTCAGAAGTGAACTTGCTGTTTTGGAACTTGAACTGCAGGTTAGCATTTTCTTTTTCGGATTGTTTAACTGTTATGCATAGTTAATTGGATTGGCTCAAGATGTTGTCCGGTGGTCACGTGTTCCAATTGTTTTGGCCCCCTTTTGTGTCCTGTTTATCAACAAAATACATGTTTGGTCCTTTCTGTGATCATTCAAAAGCAAACTGCACAGTTTTTAAGGTGACTGTTTGGTAAATGGTTTGTTGCTGATCAACCCCCCTTATAATTATGCTGATTTCACTTTGCACAATATTGTAAGCTCTTAGATTTGTCTTCCTCAGTACTGCATGTATATAACTATGTTTTCTTTACTGGTTTTGTTCAATATCGTCTTTTGCTCATGTACGTAACCACCACCTTTGATGTTTGTACTGGAAAACTTTGTGCGTCTTAACTCTTTCTTTATGTCCACAGGCTTTGGTTGGCCTAGCTGAAGAGATTGCTAATTTTGATGTTCCATCAGGGTCAAGGAAGGTAAATGGAAAATATATTCAGTCTCATCTTCTCTCCAGATTAGAAGGTAATTTAGCAGAAAGAGCTACTGTTGGCATGATTGATGCTCTTCATCATTACATTTGTCATTGTTACCTGTTTTGCAAAGACATTTGACAATAGTACGGCAGCTCACTTAACAAACTTTGCCTTGAAGTGGCCCACTGAATTCAAGCCGAATGATGAATGCCTATCCTTGATGCCATATCTCCATAGGATTGAATAGACAGTACTTGAGTTGATTAGTCATGGTCCATGTACAATCCATTGGAAATAAACATTTATTTGCTGTTGATCTGTTGTTAAATTTCTACATATTATAGTGCTACGCTAGGTAGGTCATGGAACTGAGGTTTGGTGTCTTAGGCCGGTGGGATTGTTCCAGTTTGTTAAAGAACTCCCTAGGTATTGACCTGAAATTTGTGGCCTACCCACTGTAAAAAAACATATCTAATTCACTTAAACAAATTGATCCTTTGTTGTATTGATCTGTTTGGTTGTCATAATAAGTCAACTATAAATTCCAGCATACTGGAAGTCACAATTCCGCTAGCATCATTGTTGACTGGCATGGAATACCTAGTGTCCCTAAGCAGGCAATGGTGACTATCCTTTGTCATTTATAACCGTAGTTCTCACTGTCATGTTATGAGTTGTGATATGGATATCTGATATGCAAAGTAGGTAGGTTGACAGTGAGATCCAAGTGCATTTATGGTTATTATAACTGTGATCTGATATTCTGAGTGCTAGCATTTTATGATTTCTCAGATCTAAATTTCGTCATCGATATATTTCTGTCCTCACATTAATAATATTGGAGAAACTTCATGCTTATTGCAGCCTTACAGCAGCTAAATATGCAGAGCAGTCTTTAGTGTGTTCTCACCCCCCTTTGGTGAAGTACAATTGGCATGCCAACAATAACTAAATGTGCTTAGCAGTGCCAACTGCGAACAAATGCTTGTAATATCATTTTTTGTGACATCTAGTTGCATAACAGTATCTAGAGCTGTGTTAAAATAATACCTTGTTTCATACAAGCGTGCAATGCTCTAAGTTAAACTTTGTGCGAAATCGGCTGACTGATAATGCTAGTGTTTGCTTTCCTGCAGCTGTCCATGACAAGGTTATGGTACAGATAAAGGACATTGAGTCTTTAAGACCTCGAGAAGTCGCTGTCCATTGGGTTGGCATGGCTGAGGTAAACAAATGCTTTTTACTGAATGATTATATAGAGTAACTTCTTGCACTGTTATATTTGTCCATTCAGTT
This window contains:
- the LOC123132126 gene encoding protein PTST, chloroplastic, producing the protein MECLTASFAARNACMEYKFVCPSKPACEKQWIPGRVLCYFTAYTNSSRRCKVATGVCPVSPVVGRRSRWRSFAASLNLENGPAPSSSTSSSSGQASEQLTSAELKSLLADKERSKLLRKLSEANQLNRFLKRQSQIKDDAIVKFRSELAVLELELQALVGLAEEIANFDVPSGSRKVNGKYIQSHLLSRLEAVHDKVMVQIKDIESLRPREVAVHWVGMAENVQIMGSFDGWSHGEAMSREYSGDYARFSATLRLRPGSYEIKFLVDGEWKLSSEYPITGEGLTQNNKLAVE